One part of the Dioscorea cayenensis subsp. rotundata cultivar TDr96_F1 chromosome 2, TDr96_F1_v2_PseudoChromosome.rev07_lg8_w22 25.fasta, whole genome shotgun sequence genome encodes these proteins:
- the LOC120279328 gene encoding E3 ubiquitin-protein ligase FANCL: MESNPNPSFYRSIFSEVEEIGWQFLLRSSPDLSSLVFNLQDEKGRSHALEITIPRDYPLSSPSISSDVPYMCELQWSENSKLRDVVRQFTEHLQKLQEFWSTMDEIDKTLCVLHPKQPSLAMSHRQISIGNECSLLMYINACKPKSLPECRWFGPDSSVEIISRKWKRNCGKWNTNKPFHENLETLLEIELPRKISVSVSKDDEQLDCGICYAHCLPVDDELGDYSGGKPDYTCENASCSKAFHVICLRDWLRSISTTRQSFDVLFGNCPYCSDPVAVKLKIGKRSSVIQQS; this comes from the exons ATGGAATCGAATCCCAACCCTTCGTTTTACCGCTCGATCTTCTCAGAG GTTGAAGAAATCGGCTGGCAATTTCTCCTTCGCTCCTCCCCAGACCTCTCTTCCCTCGTCTTCAATCTTCA AGATGAGAAAGGCCGATCTCATGCTCTGGAGATCACTATTCCCCGGGATTATCCCCTTTCTTCTCCTTCAATCTCTTCG GATGTTCCTTATATGTGTGAACTTCAGTGGTCAGAGAACTCCAAGTTGAGAGATGTAGTTCGGCAATTCACTGAA CACTTGCAGAAATTGCAGGAGTTTTGGTCGACCATGGATGAGATTGACAAAACTCTTTGTGTTCTTCATCCAAAGCAGCCttctcttgccatgtcacataGGCAAATTAGCATTG GAAATGAATGTTCTCTCTTGATGTATATTAATGCATGCAAACCAAAGTCTTTGCCTGA GTGCAGATGGTTTGGTCCGGATTCAAGTGTCGAAATCATCAGTAGGAAATGGAAGAGGAATTGTGGAAAATG GAATACCAACAAACCGTTCCATGAAAATCTTGAGACTCTGCTGGAGATTGAATTGCCCCGGAAAATTTCAGTTTCTGTGAGTAAGGATGACGAACAATTGGATTGCGGAATTTGTTATGCCCATTGTCTGCCTGTTG ATGATGAGCTTGGAGATTATAGCGGAGGCAAACCAGACTATACTTGTGAAAATGCTAGTTGCAGTAAAGCTTTTCATGTCATATGCTTGCGTGACTGGTTGCGATCGATCTCCACAACTAGACA ATCATTCGATGTTTTGTTCGGTAACTGTCCTTACTGTTCAGATCCAGTTGCAGTCAAACTTAAAATCGGCAAACGTTCATCGGTTATTCAGCAGTCATAA
- the LOC120269170 gene encoding branched-chain-amino-acid aminotransferase 2, chloroplastic-like: MLVRRVVSTTSFPKLFGCSYSSFSKIGSFASYTSSPASSLSPKHEEYSYRNENELAEINWDELRFGLVPTDCMYVMKSSQDGEFTHGELRNFDNIKLNPSSGVLNYGQGLYEGLKASRKREEGGLLLFRVEENAMRMKMGADRMFMPSPSLDQFIHAVKLTVLANKRWVPPHGKGSLYVRPLLIGSGPILGLAPSPEYMFLVYASPVGNYFKEGLAPINLLVADKTHRAMPGGTGGVKTICNYAPVLKAQMQAKSKGFSDVLFLDAVNNKYLEEASSCNIFIVKGNVISTPATNGTILPGITRKSIIEIASDLGYQVEERLVPVEELSDADEVFCTGTAVVVAPVASISYNDKRYTFKTGKETVSKRLYNTLTAIQMGLVQDNKGWTLEI; encoded by the exons ATGCTTGTGAGGCGTGTTGTTAGTACCACTTCTTTTCCCAAATTGTTTGGATGTTCTTACTCTTCCTTTTCTAAG ATTGGAAGTTTTGCTTCTTATACTTCAAGTCCTGCATCTTCATTGAGCCCCAAACATGAGGAATATTCATACAG GAATGAAAATGAGCTTGCGGAGATAAATTGGGATGAGTTAAGATTTGGTCTAGTCCCAACTGATTGCATGTATGTCATGAAAAGTTCTCAAGATGGTGAGTTCACTCATGGTGAGCTCAGAAACTTTGACAATATCAAACTAAACCCATCTTCAGGGGTATTAAACTATGGTCAG ggATTATATGAGGGCTTGAAAGCAAGTAGGAAAAGGGAGGAAGGAGGacttttattatttagggtGGAAGAGAATGCAATGAGGATGAAGATGGGTGCTGACAGGATGTTCATGCCATCACCTTCTCTGGACCAATTCATTCATGCTGTCAAGCTCACTGTGCTAGCCAACAAGAGATGG gTTCCACCTCACGGGAAAGGTTCATTATATGTTAGACCATTGCTAATTGGAAGTGGACCCATACTTGGTCTAGCCCCTTCACCAGAGTACATGTTCTTGGTCTATGCTTCACCTGTTGGTAACTATTTCAAG gAGGGTTTAGCACCAATAAATTTATTAGTAGCAGATAAAACTCATAGAGCTATGCCCGGTGGAACTGGTGGTGTAAAAACAATTTGTAATTATGCACCG GTGTTGAAGGCACAAATGCAAGCAAAATCAAAAGGATTCAGTGATGTTTTATTTCTTGATGCTGTGAATAACAAGTATTTGGAGGAGGCATCATCATGCAACATATTCATAGTCAAg ggAAATGTGATATCCACACCAGCAACAAATGGAACCATTCTTCCTGGCATTACTAGAAAAAGTATAATTGAAATTGCTAGTGATCTTGGCTATCAG GTTGAGGAAAGGCTAGTGCCAGTAGAGGAATTAAGTGATGCAGATGAAGTGTTTTGCACTGGAACTGCAGTTGTTGTGGCTCCAGTGGCCTCCATTTCTTATAATGATAAAAG GTATACATTCAAGACAGGAAAGGAAACAGTGTCTAAAAGATTATACAATACCTTAACAGCAATTCAGATGGGTCTTGTTCAAGACAACAAAGGATGGACTTTAGAgatctaa
- the LOC120278037 gene encoding probable xyloglucan endotransglucosylase/hydrolase protein 6, with the protein MKMGGMKTTISFILHLLPCLVFVGARPATFNDDFRVTWEESHIKQIQGGSAIQLILDRSSGCGFASKHQYLFGRVSMKIKLVPGDSAGTVTAFYMNSDTDNIRDELDFEFLGNRTGQPYTVQTNVYAHGKGDREQRINLWFDPAIDFHTYTILWNPYHIVFSIDDIPIREYKNNEAKGIPYPKTQPMGIYSTLWEADDWATRGGLEKIDWSKAPFYAYYKDFDVEGCWMPGPKSCITNPNNWWEGQAYRQLDAVQQKKYQWVRTNHMIYDYCTDKSRYPITPPECIA; encoded by the exons ATGAAAATGGGAGGCATGAAGACTACCATCTCATTCATCctccatctcctcccatgtctCGTCTTTGTCGGAGCTCGTCCAGCAACTTTTAACGATGATTTTCGTGTTACTTGGGAGGAATCTCATATCAAGCAAATCCAAGGTGGCTCGGCCATTCAATTAATCCTCGACCGATCAtctg GATGTGGTTTTGCGTCTAAACATCAGTATTTGTTTGGTCGAGTGAGCATGAAGATAAAACTAGTCCCTGGAGATTCTGCTGGAACTGTCACTGCTTTCTAT ATGAACTCTGACACGGATAATATTCGCGATGAATTGGACTTCGAGTTCTTGGGCAATCGGACCGGGCAGCCATACACAGTACAAACCAATGTGTACGCACACGGAAAAGGCGATCGCGAGCAACGGATCAATCTCTGGTTCGATCCGGCTATCGATTTTCACACTTACACTATTCTCTGGAATCCTTATCATATCGT gtTTTCTATCGACGATATACCGATTAGAGAATACAAAAACAATGAAGCTAAAGGTATCCCTTACCCTAAAACACAACCGAtgggaatctattcgacattgtGGGAAGCCGATGATTGGGCCACAAGAGGTGGGTTGGAGAAGATAGACTGGAGCAAAGCACCATTTTATGCTTATTACAAGGATTTCGACGTCGAGGGATGTTGGATGCCTGGTCCGAAAAGTTGTATTACGAACCCAAACAATTGGTGGGAGGGTCAGGCTTATCGCCAACTTGATGCCGTCCAACAGAAGAAGTATCAATGGGTGCGAACCAACCATATGATCTATGACTATTGTACCGATAAGTCTCGCTATCCGATCACCCCGCCGGAATGCATAGCTTGA
- the LOC120270707 gene encoding homeobox-leucine zipper protein HOX19-like → MDHQEEEDIGLVLGLGFGDKKACMFNKDHCRKDGKRSAGALLSLSLFDEAFPMRVKNEMELGCGGGGDDQEVVMESVSKTSDEDDDGGSKKKLRLTKEQSSLLEDRFKEHSTLNPKQKQALAKQLNLRPRQVEVWFQNRRARTKLKQTEVDCEVLKRCCEALTDENRRLKKELQELKSVNLAMPPLYMQLPAATLTICPSCERLAGADDNSKGGTGAFVITPKTHFYNPSFSHSAAC, encoded by the exons ATGGatcatcaagaagaagaagacattgGTCTTGTTCTTGGGCTTGGTTTTGGAGATAAAAAGGCATGCATGTTTAACAAAGATCATTGTCGGAAAGACGGGAAGAGATCGGCCGGGGCCTTGCTTAGCTTGAGCCTCTTCGACGAGGCGTTTCCGATGAGAGTGAAGAATGAGATGGAGCTtggttgtggtggtggtggtgatgatcaAGAAGTAGTCATGGAAAGTGTGTCCAAGACTagtgatgaggatgatgatggtggttcaaAGAAGAAGCTTAGGCTTACAAAAGAGCAATCTTCTCTTTTGGAAGATAGGTTCAAAGAACACAGCACACTTAAtccg AAGCAAAAGCAAGCTTTGGCAAAGCAATTGAATCTAAGACCAAGGCAAGTGGAAGTCTGGTTTCAGAATAGAAGAGCTAG AACAAAGCTGAAGCAAACAGAAGTAGACTGTGAAGTACTAAAGAGATGTTGCGAAGCATTAACCGACGAAAACCGACGACTTAAAAAGGAGTTGCAAGAGCTCAAATCAGTAAACTTGGCCATGCCACCACTCTACATGCAACTTCCGGCAGCCACCCTAACCATTTGCCCTTCATGCGAAAGGCTCGCCGGAGCTGACGACAACTCCAAAGGCGGCACCGGAGCCTTTGTCATCACTCCAAAGACTCACTTCTACAACCCTAGCTTCTCTCATTCAGCTGCAtgttag